A stretch of the Bdellovibrio sp. 22V genome encodes the following:
- the hflX gene encoding GTPase HflX → MTNQAHIKAQDRAIVIGVGLKSEPLSEIKENLLELEELVSAAGGEVVGSLIQVLPQWNPATLIGTGKVEEVAEMVRDSGASLVVMDHQLSGVQQRNLEQIVKVRVVDRNQLILDIFAQRAQTFEGKLQVELAQLLDQMPRMVGAWLESLSRQGGGIGTRGPGETALENDRRRIRERVALIKKKLEGVRKNRAQHRQSRRRHEIPSFALIGYTNSGKSSILNRLTGAQVLAKNQVFATLDPTTRKIFLPDGPPAVVTDTVGFIRKLPTQLIEAFKATLEESSEADVLLHVVDLSSPNMERQIEVVEELIKEFNWADKKIIHVFNKVDAAPLERQFRVKAYPRVFVSALTGQGMEQLKKLMAQTVSEMQTDVQLYFPRSEEYKIFDLGREAQILRKETATEGTVCYTQLSPALMSRWKEYLVK, encoded by the coding sequence TTGACTAATCAAGCCCACATCAAAGCCCAAGATAGAGCCATCGTCATCGGCGTCGGACTCAAATCCGAGCCCCTCAGTGAAATTAAAGAAAATCTGCTGGAACTTGAAGAACTCGTCTCTGCCGCCGGCGGAGAAGTGGTCGGTTCACTTATTCAAGTTTTACCGCAATGGAATCCAGCGACACTGATTGGAACAGGCAAAGTCGAGGAAGTGGCCGAGATGGTTCGCGATAGCGGCGCAAGCCTGGTTGTCATGGATCACCAGCTTTCCGGAGTCCAACAAAGAAACTTAGAACAAATAGTTAAAGTAAGAGTTGTGGATCGCAACCAGTTGATACTTGATATCTTCGCGCAACGAGCGCAAACATTTGAAGGAAAACTTCAAGTAGAACTTGCACAATTGCTCGATCAAATGCCCCGCATGGTCGGTGCGTGGTTGGAGTCTCTTTCTCGTCAAGGTGGTGGTATCGGCACACGCGGTCCTGGTGAAACCGCTCTTGAAAATGACCGTCGCCGTATTCGTGAGCGTGTGGCTCTTATTAAGAAGAAACTTGAAGGTGTTCGTAAAAATCGCGCGCAACACAGACAATCTCGCCGTCGTCATGAGATCCCGTCTTTTGCGTTGATTGGTTATACCAACTCTGGAAAAAGCTCGATTCTCAACAGACTGACGGGCGCGCAAGTCTTGGCGAAAAACCAAGTCTTCGCAACTTTGGATCCGACGACTCGCAAGATCTTTTTGCCGGATGGACCTCCTGCTGTCGTCACAGACACCGTCGGATTTATCCGCAAGCTGCCAACTCAGTTGATCGAAGCTTTTAAAGCAACACTTGAAGAGTCTTCTGAAGCCGACGTGCTTCTTCACGTGGTGGATTTGTCTTCGCCGAATATGGAAAGACAGATCGAAGTCGTTGAAGAACTTATCAAAGAATTCAACTGGGCTGATAAAAAAATCATCCATGTCTTTAACAAGGTGGATGCAGCTCCTTTGGAACGCCAGTTCCGTGTGAAAGCCTACCCGCGCGTTTTCGTGAGCGCACTGACTGGCCAAGGCATGGAGCAGTTGAAAAAACTTATGGCGCAAACCGTGAGCGAAATGCAGACCGACGTGCAGCTTTACTTCCCACGCTCTGAAGAATACAAAATCTTCGACTTGGGACGCGAAGCTCAGATTCTTCGCAAAGAAACAGCCACTGAAGGAACTGTCTGCTACACGCAGCTTTCACCAGCTCTTATGAGCCGCTGGAAAGAATACTTAGTTAAATAA
- the chrA gene encoding chromate efflux transporter has translation MFLKLGATAFGGPAAHVALMEEEFVHRRQWLSREKFLDLIALTNLIPGPNSTELAIHIGHQRAGWWGFAIAGLCFILPAFILVTVIAYFYQKYASLPQAGSFLIGAQVVVLAIILQAFFRFFKSLFKLEQARDFFRRDTWSSPRASVIAFILIGSVYLSFQSWPEITILLNCGLISLFVSRRFTVERKFELGSLFLIFLKIGSVLFGSGYVLLTFLNSEFVEHRQWLTETQLLDAISVGQFTPGPVFTTASFIGYLLEGFSGAALATLGIFLPAFFFVALTIPLYKKMSQSLTLRLFLDGVVAGSLGLLLFTLWTFSQRLSHAPANILLFAVAFILLMRTKIPSALLILLGGLFTAFL, from the coding sequence TTGTTTCTAAAACTCGGGGCCACCGCTTTTGGTGGTCCTGCGGCTCACGTCGCTCTGATGGAAGAAGAATTCGTTCATCGCCGTCAGTGGCTTTCGCGAGAAAAGTTTCTCGACCTTATTGCACTCACTAATTTAATTCCGGGCCCGAACTCGACAGAGCTTGCGATTCACATCGGGCATCAACGTGCTGGCTGGTGGGGTTTTGCAATCGCTGGTCTATGTTTCATTCTTCCCGCATTTATTCTTGTCACGGTAATCGCGTATTTTTATCAAAAATACGCAAGCCTGCCGCAAGCAGGAAGTTTCCTCATCGGCGCGCAAGTCGTCGTTCTTGCGATCATTCTGCAGGCGTTCTTTCGCTTCTTTAAAAGTCTTTTCAAACTGGAGCAGGCCCGCGATTTCTTTCGCAGGGACACCTGGTCGTCACCGCGCGCTTCAGTTATCGCCTTTATTCTTATTGGCAGTGTTTATCTCAGTTTTCAAAGCTGGCCTGAAATTACGATTCTCCTCAACTGCGGGCTGATCTCGCTTTTTGTGTCCCGCCGTTTTACAGTGGAAAGAAAGTTTGAACTGGGATCGCTCTTTTTGATTTTTCTAAAAATCGGCTCGGTTCTTTTTGGCAGCGGCTATGTTCTGCTGACCTTTTTGAATTCCGAATTTGTCGAGCATCGCCAGTGGCTGACAGAAACACAGCTTCTTGATGCTATTTCCGTGGGGCAGTTCACGCCCGGGCCCGTGTTTACAACGGCCAGTTTCATTGGCTATCTTTTAGAAGGATTTAGCGGAGCGGCCCTCGCAACCCTGGGAATCTTTCTACCCGCTTTCTTTTTTGTCGCGCTGACGATTCCTCTTTATAAAAAGATGTCGCAGTCCCTGACTCTCCGGCTTTTTCTCGACGGTGTGGTCGCCGGCTCTTTGGGACTTCTGCTTTTTACACTCTGGACTTTCAGTCAGCGGCTCAGTCACGCGCCTGCGAATATTCTATTATTTGCGGTGGCATTTATTCTTCTTATGCGCACGAAAATCCCCAGTGCGCTGCTTATCTTGCTAGGTGGGCTTTTCACGGCATTCCTTTAA
- a CDS encoding NADP-dependent malic enzyme, with the protein MDTKTETKTTTNNFDQEALDYHRRGKPGKIEVISSKPCVSEKDLSLAYSPGVAAPCKEIAKDPAKVYDYTSKGNLVAVISNGTAVLGLGNIGPAAGKPVMEGKSILFKQFAGIDVFDIEVAATDVDVFCNAVRVLEPTFGGINLEDIKAPECFEIEERLKKEMNIPVFHDDQHGTAIVSGAALLNACSITNRKMEDVRIVVNGAGASANSCAKIFIALGARRENIIMCDSQGVIYKGRTAGMNKYKEFFASNTEARTLTEALRGADVFVGLSVAGALTPEMLKDMAKDPIIFAMANPEPEITPDKARAARPDAIIATGRSDYPNQVNNVLGFPSIFRGALDTRSTSINEEMKLAAVHALAKLAREDVPDKVSDTYGGKSFKFGREYLIPKPFDTRVLLWVAPAVAKAAMATGVATRPIEDWDHYREGLEALQGPSKVFIRSAINRVHDNASANGGELPKIVFPEGTSTKVLKALATLVEEKICQPILLGYPDRVKEKINALDIPMLKNVPIIHPAAYPKYYQYVEKLYSLRQRKGINLREAERLMADPNYFAAMMVMMGDADGVVNGASVNYADAVRPILQTVGVYKNGVPAGLNFVLLEDKFLVLADTTVNFNPTAEQCAQIALQAAKIVEYFGIEPRIAMLSYSNFSGAEGTPCKMKKAAEIVRGLRPNLMVDGDMQADTAVNPEIMERLFPFSNLKGGANVLIFPNLEASNIAYKLIQQVGKVEVIGPFLTGVRRSCNVLQRTTTVDGIVNSVVFTALEAQYIKEVLKNRNKEKSL; encoded by the coding sequence TTGGATACAAAAACAGAAACCAAAACAACGACGAATAACTTCGATCAAGAAGCGCTCGATTACCACAGACGCGGCAAACCAGGAAAAATCGAAGTCATCTCATCCAAGCCGTGCGTTTCTGAAAAAGATCTTTCTCTGGCGTACTCTCCAGGCGTGGCAGCTCCTTGCAAGGAGATCGCGAAAGATCCTGCAAAAGTTTACGACTACACTTCCAAGGGAAACCTTGTTGCCGTGATCTCTAACGGGACGGCGGTTTTGGGTCTGGGTAACATTGGCCCGGCAGCGGGCAAGCCTGTGATGGAAGGCAAAAGCATTCTCTTCAAACAATTCGCGGGCATCGATGTTTTTGATATCGAAGTGGCGGCGACAGATGTGGATGTTTTCTGTAACGCCGTTCGTGTTCTTGAGCCTACCTTCGGCGGCATTAACTTGGAAGACATCAAAGCTCCTGAGTGCTTCGAAATCGAAGAGCGTTTGAAAAAAGAAATGAACATTCCGGTTTTCCATGATGACCAACACGGAACTGCCATCGTTTCGGGTGCTGCGCTTTTGAATGCGTGCTCGATCACAAACCGCAAGATGGAAGACGTGCGCATCGTTGTAAATGGCGCCGGCGCTTCGGCAAACTCTTGCGCGAAAATCTTTATCGCTTTGGGCGCCCGTCGTGAAAATATCATCATGTGTGACTCTCAAGGTGTGATCTACAAAGGCCGTACCGCCGGCATGAACAAGTACAAGGAATTTTTCGCAAGCAACACGGAAGCTCGCACACTGACGGAAGCCCTTCGCGGTGCTGATGTATTCGTCGGTCTTTCCGTGGCAGGAGCTTTGACTCCGGAAATGCTCAAAGATATGGCAAAAGATCCTATCATTTTCGCTATGGCGAACCCGGAACCGGAAATCACTCCAGACAAAGCGCGCGCCGCTCGTCCGGATGCAATTATTGCCACAGGCCGTTCTGATTATCCAAACCAGGTGAACAACGTCTTGGGCTTCCCGTCGATTTTCCGCGGCGCTCTGGATACACGTTCAACTTCAATCAACGAAGAAATGAAGTTGGCGGCGGTTCATGCCTTGGCAAAACTCGCTCGCGAAGACGTTCCGGATAAAGTCTCTGACACTTACGGCGGCAAAAGCTTTAAGTTCGGCCGTGAGTATTTGATTCCAAAACCTTTCGATACTCGCGTTCTTTTGTGGGTGGCTCCGGCCGTCGCAAAAGCGGCGATGGCTACAGGTGTAGCGACTCGTCCGATTGAGGATTGGGATCACTATCGTGAAGGTCTTGAAGCGCTTCAAGGGCCCTCAAAAGTTTTCATTCGCTCTGCGATCAATCGCGTGCATGACAATGCTTCTGCGAACGGTGGCGAGCTTCCAAAAATCGTGTTCCCAGAAGGAACAAGCACAAAAGTTTTGAAAGCTTTGGCGACCTTGGTTGAAGAAAAAATCTGTCAGCCGATTCTTTTGGGCTATCCAGATCGCGTGAAAGAAAAGATCAATGCGTTGGATATTCCAATGTTGAAAAACGTTCCGATCATTCATCCTGCGGCTTATCCAAAATACTATCAGTACGTGGAAAAGCTTTACAGCCTTCGCCAACGTAAAGGAATCAACCTGCGTGAAGCGGAACGTTTGATGGCGGACCCGAACTACTTTGCGGCGATGATGGTGATGATGGGTGATGCGGACGGCGTTGTAAATGGCGCTTCCGTCAACTATGCAGATGCGGTTCGTCCGATCCTCCAAACTGTCGGCGTTTATAAAAATGGCGTACCTGCTGGTTTGAATTTCGTTCTTCTTGAAGACAAGTTCCTCGTGTTGGCGGATACGACTGTGAACTTCAATCCGACAGCGGAGCAATGCGCGCAAATCGCATTGCAAGCGGCGAAGATCGTTGAGTACTTCGGTATCGAACCACGCATTGCTATGCTCAGCTACTCAAACTTCAGCGGCGCCGAAGGCACACCATGCAAGATGAAGAAAGCGGCGGAAATCGTGCGTGGTCTTCGTCCGAATTTGATGGTTGATGGCGACATGCAAGCTGATACAGCGGTAAATCCAGAGATCATGGAAAGACTCTTCCCGTTCTCGAACCTTAAAGGCGGCGCGAACGTGTTGATCTTCCCGAATTTGGAAGCTTCAAACATCGCTTATAAGTTGATTCAACAAGTAGGCAAAGTCGAAGTCATTGGTCCTTTCTTGACGGGTGTGCGCCGATCTTGCAACGTTTTACAAAGAACGACGACCGTCGACGGCATCGTGAATTCCGTTGTATTCACAGCGCTTGAAGCGCAATACATCAAGGAAGTTTTGAAAAATCGTAACAAGGAAAAAAGCCTATAA
- a CDS encoding thiolase family protein: MKSPRDVVLVEGVRTPFTKAGTKLKKVHPAELGKTALKQLIAQTNLDVNSVDEVIIGNTGNPPDAVNISRVVALNAGIPLKTSAYTVHRNCASALESISNGYEKIKSGTMDVILAGGTESMSQMPTLPPKKFQDIYDNLFAARGPKQALPLLWKLFKADVNQIKALLQGNMKDEYFPQISVMLGLTDPFVGINMGQTAEILAKEWGLSREMQDKFALRSHQLASKAMKEGRMREESTPVYLAPEYKEVISEDVGPRDNQTMEALAKLKPFFDKATGSITAGNSCPITDGAAMVLLMSREKAEAMGYKPLARIRSYGFAGLEPERMGLGPAYSSPLALKRAGLTMKDMGLVELNEAFAAQVMACQRAMDSDKFAQEKLGLSAKVGEIRDDILNVNGGAIALGHPVGATGTRIVLTLAKEMKRRNVQFGLSTLCIGGGQGGSMVLENEG, encoded by the coding sequence ATGAAATCACCTCGTGATGTTGTTCTTGTTGAAGGTGTTCGCACACCATTCACGAAAGCAGGAACAAAGTTAAAGAAAGTTCACCCTGCGGAGTTAGGGAAGACAGCACTCAAGCAACTTATTGCTCAGACAAATTTGGACGTGAATAGTGTTGATGAAGTGATCATTGGAAACACTGGAAATCCTCCAGATGCTGTGAATATTTCGCGCGTTGTAGCTTTGAATGCAGGTATTCCTTTGAAGACGTCTGCATACACAGTGCACAGAAACTGTGCTTCCGCGTTGGAGTCGATCTCTAACGGTTATGAAAAAATCAAATCCGGCACAATGGATGTCATTCTTGCCGGCGGTACAGAGAGCATGTCGCAAATGCCGACATTGCCTCCGAAAAAATTCCAAGACATTTACGACAATCTTTTTGCAGCTCGCGGTCCGAAGCAAGCGTTACCACTTTTGTGGAAGCTCTTCAAGGCGGACGTCAATCAAATCAAAGCGTTGTTGCAAGGGAATATGAAAGACGAATACTTCCCGCAAATCTCCGTGATGCTCGGTCTGACAGATCCTTTCGTCGGTATCAACATGGGGCAGACGGCAGAGATCTTGGCGAAAGAGTGGGGCTTGTCACGCGAGATGCAAGATAAGTTTGCTCTGCGTTCGCATCAATTGGCCTCCAAGGCGATGAAAGAAGGTCGCATGCGTGAAGAATCAACGCCTGTGTACCTTGCGCCTGAATACAAAGAAGTTATTTCTGAAGACGTCGGTCCCCGTGACAATCAAACGATGGAGGCATTGGCAAAGTTGAAACCATTCTTCGACAAAGCGACAGGCTCTATCACAGCAGGAAACTCGTGCCCGATCACTGACGGTGCGGCGATGGTTCTTTTGATGTCGCGTGAAAAAGCAGAAGCGATGGGCTACAAGCCGCTGGCAAGAATCCGCTCTTACGGTTTTGCGGGTCTTGAGCCAGAGCGTATGGGATTGGGACCTGCGTATTCTTCGCCATTGGCGTTGAAGCGTGCGGGCTTGACGATGAAAGACATGGGCCTTGTGGAGTTGAATGAAGCTTTCGCGGCCCAGGTGATGGCATGTCAACGTGCCATGGATTCTGATAAGTTCGCGCAAGAAAAACTGGGTCTTTCTGCGAAAGTCGGCGAGATCCGTGACGATATCTTGAACGTTAACGGTGGTGCGATTGCTTTGGGTCACCCTGTGGGCGCGACAGGCACACGTATCGTTTTGACTTTGGCAAAAGAAATGAAACGCAGAAACGTTCAGTTCGGTCTATCAACCCTTTGTATCGGCGGCGGTCAAGGTGGTTCGATGGTTCTCGAGAACGAAGGCTAG
- a CDS encoding 3-hydroxyacyl-CoA dehydrogenase NAD-binding domain-containing protein, translating to MSIQESIKIVPQGDVAVVEFDLVGEKVNKFSTPVMMRLQEVLGELKKSSYKAVIFKSNKPKIFIAGADIEEIKSMTTKEQFDAAVKGGQDIMNQVEDLPMPTIAAVNGACMGGGCEFILACDYRIASDDSSTKIGLPEIQLGILPGFGGTQRMPRVIGLQAALDIILAGKSVNSKKALKSGLVDKVVHPNLLQEQAMKWAQEIIASGGRKRRKKFEAKGAVNKVLESALGRGIVFKKAREGVMKATKGHYPAPLKALEVIQKTYGMSDRDAGMRIEREGFCELGITDISKNLIHVFYLTEMVKKQNGVPGVDVKPREVKALGILGAGTMGGGIAYVAADKGIQVRMKDLNPEALGKGLKHASDLWMKLLKRKSIDKYQFQQKIDMVSVTTDYSGFKNLDVVVEAIVEDMGIKQKVIGECAGQMRPDAIIATNTSSLSVTEMSKGHPRPEYFAGMHFFNPVNKMPLVEVIRGEKTSDETIATIYELSKKMGKMPVVVKDGPGFLVNRLLLPYMAEAAFLMQEGMSIEFVDKAYVKEFGMPMGPFELMDEVGLDVCIKVLKIFKKAFGERIEMAPCMEALEKSGRLGRKNGKGFYTYSEDGKRGDVDQTIYSALGLGQPSNPYDSKECIERGVFAMVNECSLALIEDRIVETPHEVDLAMIMGTGFPPFRGGLMKYTDSVGTQYVADQLAHYAASRKAGRLKPSVPLTNMAKSNSKFYK from the coding sequence ATGTCGATTCAAGAAAGTATTAAGATTGTTCCTCAAGGGGACGTTGCCGTAGTTGAGTTTGATCTTGTCGGGGAGAAAGTAAATAAGTTTTCGACTCCAGTGATGATGCGACTTCAGGAAGTTTTGGGGGAGTTGAAAAAGTCTTCCTACAAAGCGGTTATCTTTAAATCCAACAAACCGAAAATCTTTATCGCCGGTGCTGATATTGAAGAAATCAAAAGCATGACGACGAAAGAACAATTCGACGCCGCTGTTAAAGGCGGACAAGACATCATGAACCAAGTGGAAGATTTGCCTATGCCCACAATCGCGGCTGTGAACGGCGCGTGCATGGGCGGCGGTTGTGAGTTTATCTTGGCGTGTGACTATCGTATCGCTTCAGATGATTCTTCAACGAAGATTGGTCTTCCGGAAATTCAATTGGGTATCTTGCCGGGTTTTGGCGGAACTCAACGTATGCCGCGCGTGATCGGTTTACAAGCGGCTTTGGATATTATCCTCGCTGGTAAGTCCGTGAATTCGAAAAAAGCCTTGAAGAGCGGCTTGGTCGATAAAGTTGTTCACCCCAATCTTCTGCAAGAGCAGGCGATGAAGTGGGCACAAGAGATCATCGCTTCCGGCGGCAGAAAGCGCCGTAAAAAGTTTGAAGCGAAAGGGGCTGTGAACAAAGTTCTTGAGAGCGCTTTGGGTCGCGGTATCGTTTTCAAAAAAGCGCGCGAAGGCGTGATGAAGGCGACCAAAGGTCACTATCCAGCTCCTTTGAAAGCGTTGGAAGTGATTCAAAAAACTTACGGCATGTCTGACCGCGATGCGGGAATGCGCATCGAGCGTGAGGGGTTCTGTGAGTTGGGTATTACCGATATCTCTAAAAACTTGATCCACGTTTTCTATCTGACAGAGATGGTGAAAAAACAAAACGGCGTTCCTGGTGTGGACGTCAAACCTCGTGAAGTGAAAGCGTTGGGTATTTTGGGTGCAGGAACGATGGGCGGTGGTATCGCTTACGTGGCTGCGGATAAAGGCATTCAAGTGCGCATGAAAGACTTAAATCCCGAAGCTTTGGGGAAAGGTCTTAAGCACGCCAGCGACTTGTGGATGAAGCTTCTAAAGCGCAAATCCATTGATAAATATCAATTCCAGCAAAAGATCGACATGGTTTCTGTGACGACGGATTACTCCGGTTTTAAAAACTTGGATGTTGTTGTTGAAGCGATCGTCGAAGATATGGGGATCAAACAGAAAGTGATCGGCGAGTGCGCAGGTCAAATGCGCCCTGATGCGATCATCGCGACGAATACAAGTTCATTGTCAGTGACAGAGATGTCCAAAGGTCATCCTCGTCCCGAGTATTTCGCAGGGATGCACTTCTTCAATCCGGTAAACAAAATGCCTCTTGTTGAAGTTATTCGTGGCGAAAAAACGTCTGACGAAACGATTGCAACGATTTACGAATTGTCTAAGAAGATGGGGAAAATGCCTGTCGTTGTTAAAGACGGCCCTGGCTTTTTGGTGAATCGTCTTCTTCTTCCTTACATGGCGGAGGCGGCGTTCTTGATGCAAGAAGGTATGAGCATTGAGTTTGTCGATAAGGCTTACGTGAAAGAGTTCGGTATGCCGATGGGGCCATTTGAATTGATGGACGAAGTCGGTTTGGACGTTTGTATCAAGGTTCTTAAGATCTTTAAGAAAGCTTTCGGCGAGCGCATTGAGATGGCTCCATGTATGGAAGCTCTTGAGAAGTCCGGTCGCCTAGGTCGTAAGAACGGCAAAGGATTCTATACATACTCTGAAGACGGAAAACGCGGTGACGTGGATCAAACGATTTACTCTGCGTTGGGCTTGGGACAACCTTCCAATCCTTATGACTCGAAAGAGTGTATCGAGCGCGGCGTGTTTGCGATGGTGAACGAGTGTTCATTGGCTTTGATCGAAGACCGCATTGTGGAAACTCCACACGAAGTCGACTTGGCGATGATCATGGGAACAGGCTTCCCTCCATTCCGCGGTGGCTTGATGAAGTACACAGACTCTGTAGGCACGCAATACGTGGCGGATCAGTTGGCGCACTACGCAGCCAGCAGAAAAGCAGGCCGTTTGAAGCCGTCTGTTCCTCTTACGAACATGGCGAAGTCGAACAGCAAGTTCTATAAGTAA
- a CDS encoding HNH endonuclease, which yields MILLHIAEIEERKLFAELGFDGMYSYLTRGLGYSEGSAYRRLQSARLLKQVPSIAEKIENGSLNLSQLTEVQKSLKAFTKNQKSNSSQEYANTDDIKKTSSETETSDSIEKSTANTTELLQVLSKLENKNTFETQKTLAIEMNLPIQCHEKIKPQSDESVRLELTFTKEQFAELEKAKNLLSHICPDGSLAEVITALAQRFNRQKLKDSAKTENAETSQKDSTRTANASEVRKPSSRRKYISIKTKRILLKKANYCCEYVDSKTKIRCNSKHFLEVDHVLPVATGGTNNIDNLRILCRTHNALAARTWGLKLKTC from the coding sequence TTGATTTTACTGCATATTGCTGAAATTGAAGAACGCAAGCTCTTTGCGGAGTTGGGCTTTGATGGGATGTATTCTTATCTGACCCGTGGTCTTGGATATTCTGAAGGCAGTGCCTATCGCCGATTGCAGTCCGCCCGTTTATTGAAGCAAGTGCCGTCGATTGCGGAAAAGATTGAAAATGGCAGTCTTAACCTGTCTCAACTTACGGAAGTTCAAAAGAGTCTAAAGGCTTTTACAAAAAATCAAAAGAGCAACTCCTCACAAGAATACGCAAACACAGACGACATCAAAAAGACATCTTCCGAAACCGAGACAAGCGATTCAATAGAAAAATCTACGGCAAATACCACGGAGTTGCTTCAAGTTTTAAGCAAACTCGAAAATAAGAACACATTCGAGACGCAAAAAACGCTGGCTATTGAGATGAATCTACCAATTCAGTGTCATGAAAAAATCAAACCGCAATCAGATGAGTCCGTTCGTCTGGAGCTTACATTCACCAAAGAACAATTTGCAGAGCTGGAAAAGGCAAAGAATTTACTTTCACATATTTGTCCGGATGGTTCTTTAGCTGAGGTCATAACGGCTCTAGCGCAGAGATTCAATCGGCAAAAATTAAAGGACAGCGCCAAAACAGAAAACGCAGAGACTTCTCAAAAAGACTCAACACGCACCGCCAACGCTTCGGAGGTTCGCAAGCCTTCGTCTCGCCGGAAATATATTTCCATTAAGACGAAGCGCATTCTTTTGAAAAAAGCTAACTATTGCTGCGAGTATGTGGATTCAAAAACAAAAATAAGATGCAACTCTAAGCATTTTTTAGAAGTGGATCACGTTTTACCAGTGGCGACAGGAGGAACCAATAACATAGACAACCTTCGTATCTTATGTAGAACACATAACGCTCTGGCCGCACGCACTTGGGGTTTGAAACTCAAAACTTGTTGA
- a CDS encoding serine protease: MKSFLIAALFILQSTLVFAKDLRTFSHVGEYEAVGRIQAILPSDYASYGISLSKDLVRLHEENESKGHSTYYSFCSATLIQANKILTAAHCIAQMREFQYLGLRVFFVPNTRENISVQIAGMDRAGDINSDRRFADDWAILTLQNDITSIKPLKLMRLAPQQYFTTELVSVGYPDEAQRKTLHGLQQTQSRCYFRTPEEIAGKFKDEPRFVRASFTNCSISGGNSGGPLLFLYQDENGPALGIAGINVGGVNSLMHKLKFKSDYDKGVATSSSWILDHL, from the coding sequence ATGAAATCGTTCTTGATTGCCGCATTATTCATTCTGCAAAGTACTTTGGTGTTCGCCAAAGACCTTCGAACATTTTCCCACGTTGGAGAATACGAAGCGGTAGGGCGCATTCAGGCAATCTTGCCTTCGGACTATGCTTCTTACGGGATTTCTTTATCGAAAGATCTGGTTCGACTTCACGAAGAGAATGAAAGCAAAGGCCATTCCACTTACTACTCATTTTGTTCGGCAACTTTGATTCAGGCGAATAAGATCCTGACCGCCGCGCATTGTATAGCGCAAATGCGGGAGTTTCAGTACCTCGGTCTTCGAGTTTTCTTTGTTCCCAATACTCGTGAAAATATCTCGGTGCAAATCGCAGGCATGGATAGAGCCGGGGATATCAATTCCGATCGCAGGTTCGCCGACGACTGGGCGATTTTAACTTTGCAAAATGATATTACATCCATCAAACCGTTAAAACTGATGCGCCTGGCTCCACAGCAATATTTCACAACTGAATTAGTCAGCGTCGGCTATCCTGACGAAGCACAACGAAAAACTTTGCACGGATTGCAACAAACGCAAAGCCGTTGTTATTTCAGAACTCCGGAAGAAATCGCCGGTAAATTCAAAGACGAACCACGCTTTGTTCGCGCGAGCTTCACCAACTGTAGCATCAGCGGCGGCAATTCCGGGGGTCCTTTGTTGTTCCTCTATCAAGACGAAAACGGGCCCGCTCTAGGCATTGCCGGCATCAACGTCGGCGGAGTTAATTCCCTCATGCACAAACTCAAATTCAAATCTGACTACGACAAAGGCGTTGCCACTTCATCGTCGTGGATTTTGGATCATCTTTAG